TTTTGAAAACTGACTAATCGACAGGAAGCACTTCAAAAGGTGGTGTTTATTGTTTTGGGCTTCAAAATTATGGTTGGCCACCTTCTGAAGTGGTTTGAGTGGGATAAAGAGATTATTCCAGGTTCTGGTGCAAAGATAAAATAAAAGAGAATATAGCGCATATATTTCGAGCAGAATTGTATTTTATGCTGTTAGCCCAAACAATTGATGGATGAATTCTTTCTGATTTTGAACAGACTGATCCCGTAAATCAATCTGTTCTTTTTTAATCATATGCATAGCTTCTACTCCTGCAAGAATGGATGTAGCTGTGCCAAAAGACTTGAACCCTAACATAGAACGCACACGTTTCTTAATAAAACGATGATTTTGTTCCACTATATTATTGAGATATCTAACTTGTCTTAGCTTAATGCCTTCAGGCATATGATTTTCTTCTTTCAACGCTTGAATTGCTACAGGATAGGCAGGGTTCTTATCTACTGTTATCACGCGAGGTTTAGAAACGTACGAAAAAGCCAGGGCTTTCTTGAAAAAGCACTTGGCGGCTTGTTTATCTCTTGATTTACTTAGATGAAAATCAATGGTATTCCCTTTTGAATCAACGGCACGATATAAATACATCCATTGCCCTTTTACTTTAATATAGGTTTCATCGACTCTCCATGAATCATTGGTTGATTTTAGATGATGTCGTACTTTCTCTTCTAATTGAGGTCCATATTGATGAACCCAGCGCATAATCGTTGTGTGAGAAATGGATAATCCTCTTTCCTCCATCATTTCCACCAAGTTACGGAAACTCAAATTGTACCGTAGGTACCACCTTACTGTTAATAAGATTAGTTCAGGCTGATAATGTTTCCACTTGAATAGGTTTTGCTTTTCCATACTGATCAGGTCCTTTTTTAGAGTACTAGTATCAGTATGTCCAAGTTTCAGAGATTAGTTACATAAATCTTATAGTTTTTGCACCAGAACCCTATTTCTTCTGTGTTTAAATCAATGAATTTTAAAAAGGTTTCTGTGGGTATGCTATGAAAATATTAATTTAATTTTGGTTTAAGGTGAGCTTCGCAATTTCAATCCAGCCTTTTGATCTTTAGTGATACTCTTGAAAGAATTTTGTTACAGTTTTGAAAGAAAATTGAAAGATGTTTAAGATAAGATGGGTTTACTGATATTCGTTTTATGTTACAACAAGGGGGAACTACAATATGAAATTACGAAATCAATTATTATTGATGAATATATTAAGCACCAGTATTATGCTAATTGCTATTTGGTATAGCGAAATGAAAATGTTACTTAGACCAGAACAAACGCAATTATTTATAGGAATTGTAATCGTAGCAATGGCGTTTTCAACGATGATTTACTGGATATTAACACGCCCTATTACGGAATCGATTCAAAATTTAATTGCATTAACAAAACAATATAGTGATAGACAATTTGGAACGATGTATAGGATTGGGTATGGACCACAAGAGTTTAAAGAATTAGCGACTGCTTTTCAACAAATGGCTAAAAATTTAGAGGAAGGGTTTATTCAGTTAGAAGAAGGAGAGAAAGCGCGTACAGAGCTTATTGCGAATATTTCACATGATTTACGAACACCTATAGCTAGCATACAGTTGATGATAGAATCATTACAAGATGATGTAATTGAGAATCCCGAAATGAAGGCGCAGTGCTTAACGACAATCCATAAAGAAATACAAAGATTAAGTGGACTTATCAATGATTTATTTGATCTTTCTAAGTTGGAACTTGGACAAGAAGATTTTTATCCAAGTTTTACACATATGGATCGTATTCTATTAGAAGTGCTAGATTCGCATTCTATTTTATTAAAAGAAAAACAGATCCATTTACAATTACGCGTTTCTGATACATTGCCTAAACTCTGGATTATGCCTTGTAAGATAGCACGGGTTATCAGTAATTTGTTACATAATGCGATTCGATATTCTCCAGTATGTGGAGCAATCGAGTTAATTATAGAGGAAAATAAGCAGAAGCAGCATGTTCAATTCATTTTACGTGATGAAGGAAAAGGCATTGCTTATAGTGATCAACTGCGCATATTTGAACGCTTTTTTAGAACAGATCCATCAAGAAGTTCACAATCTGGAGGGTCCGGACTTGGATTAGCCATTGCACAATCGTTAATTGAAATGCACAAAGGTGAAATTGGTGTGCAAGATCGTTCAGATGGTAAACAAGGAAGTGAATTTTGGTTTACTCTTCCTGTTACCTCAGAAAAGAAATAAGGTTATGAAAGACTTTTGTAACATTTATGAAAGGGATTTGAAAGGTATTTAAATTAAACTGAACTTCCGAAAATGAAATTCGGATGAAGTATGTAGATAAAAAACAAATAAAAAGCGAGGAATGACATTATGAATGGAAAAGCAACAAAAAGGGTAAAAAAGATCCTCCCTGTAGGAATTGGAAAGAAGGTAATCCCTGCAACAGCAGCACTAGGTATTCTTTTTTCTATGGCTCCTGTAGCAGAAAATAAGGCTAGCGCAGGGGTAGGTGCGGTAGTGGATATAACTATTACTGTATTAGGTGCTGTAGCAAACACTTATGAAGCACTTGGAATAAACCCAGGGAATCCAGACCCAGGCACTCACATTGATGTATATGCAGAAAACGAAACTTACCAGGCTCCTAGTTTTAAATCTGGGGAATTTAATATTTCCATGTATCATACACAAGGTGATGGGAATTTTCTTAAACCAGTTAAAGTACGCTATCCAAATGGAAGAATTGAAATTCATCAACTAAGATCTGGGCAACAGCTTAAAATTACTGAAGCAGGTGCAATTATAGATTTAAACCCTAATGCAGCAAATGTCTCAGAACACGATCTTCTTTATATTACACAAGCACAATTAGACGAAGGAAAGACCGGAGTTGTGATAAATCAAGGCCAACATGCATTTGTAGAAAAAGCATCTGGTAAAAACCCAAGATTTCTTGGTCCACTTTACAAAAAATATTCCGGCGACTCCTTTGGCGATTGGACGGTGATTGCTAGAAATTCAGATTACCTATTTGATCAGATAGCAAATAAATTATCAGATGAGCAAAAACGATTGATAACATTGACTTCAAAGCCAGTAGATAAAGATGTCCTTAACAACTATGTTAATAATGATCCTAAAGCTCGTGCAGATTTTTATGATCGATTATCTGATATATTGGCGGAGCGTACTAACGTCCTAGAGACATCTATGGCACTGCCATTCATTACACTAAATGATGGTAAACCTTATCAAATTATCCCTTATAAAAAAGGAACGAATAAAGTAATCGTAAAAACAGGTTCAAAATATCTTTCAGGAAAAGAAGGAAACGGACTTCAATATTCCGATTTGCTTGGCGATGATGAAGTGTTTGAACTTGTTCAGATAGGAAATTCTAACGATGGTAAATTTCAGTTCCGTTTGAATAACAAGAATGGAGTAAGTTTAGCTGGTAATCAGTATATTTCTGGATTCGCTACGGATTGGAGTTTCAAATCTGAAATTCGTTTCGATGATAAAAGTAACAATGAAATTAACAATTGGTTAATAGAGTGGTATCCGGGTAAAGAAAATGAGAGACAGAAGTATGATGAAGTACAGGCTGTAGCTGATGAAAAAGATTCTACTAAATGGATTGCAAAAGATTCCTCTGGAAACGTGATAAAGAACAGTTGGATAAACCGAGGTGATGGGTATTCCTTTACAGATGCTGAAGGAGTCATTTTGACAGGCTGGCAAGAAATTAAGGGGAAGACTTATTATTTCTCAGCGCCTTATGGCTACATGGTTGCTGGAAATGGAAGTGATTCACAGATTGAGAATAAATACTACTACTTTAATGATGATGGTGTTTTACAACGATCAACCTGGGAGGGAGATTCCTATGCCGATGCTTCTGGAGCATTCGTTAAAGAAGGTCTAAAAGAAGTAGATGGTAAAATTTATTACTTCCAAAATTACAATGTAAATAAAAAGGAAGTACGTATAGAAAATCGAGGGGTTATCCTTCACTTTTCCGACAAAGGTGTGCTTGAGAGAGTTTCTGATCTAAATGGAAAAGTTATAGACAGCGTTGTTAATGTTGAGTTGGACAACAAAATATTATCATTTAAGCATGACGGTTCGCTTTATAAAACAGGGCTCAACAAAAGTGAACAACTACTGGAATATTATAGTTTAGAAGATGGAATTTTCTATACCGGTTGGAAAATGATAGACGGTAAAAGATACTATTTCACAAATGGTCGCAATTACACGTTCAATGCTTATGAAAACATTGACGGAAAAAAATATTATTTTCATGAAGATGGATCAGTTAATCGCGCAGGATTTGAAAAAATCGATGGTAAGCTATACCATTTTGACAATAACGGCGTAGCACAAACGGGCTGGCAAACGATCGATAATAAATATTATTACTTCGATGAAAATGGGGCAGCTAAAACAGGATGGTTCCAAGTTGGTGGTGGATATAGACCTTTCCCTCTTGCATACGGATACCTTTGGTATTGTGCTAGAGAAGATGGTTCCCTTTATTCAGACGGTTGGTTTAAAATTGATGGTAAAGATTATCACTTTGACCAGTGGGGACATAAAATGTAATAACATAATGATAGTTTGAAAAGTTAGCCTATACGTATAAAAATGGGTCATGACATGGACTGAGTTTATTTTCCATGTTATGATCCGTTTTAGTTTTTTTAGGTATACTCCCTATTATTGCTTGCCAATTCGATTCTTTGAGACTGAATAAAACATAGATATTTTTACTCAATTGAAATCATGCTATGAAGCCTTGAGAATTCTTTGCTGTACAAAAATGACCACCATTAAAAAATAAGACATAATTAAATTTGTATGATATCGGAGGTGTAACAAAATGAAACAACTACATATAAGATTATCTTTCATACAATTATTTCTTCTAGTTTTGAATCTATTTATATTTTCTTCAGCTCTGCCATTTTTACCTTGGTTTGTTGAAAATGCTTTTGGTTGGATAGGTATCTTGGCGGTTCTGGTGCAAAAACTATTTTATGAAACTAGATACCGTGATAAAATTCTAGTTGCTGTGTATCTAATCATAAAAAGTAAGTTTCTTTGTTAAAGAGTTTTGTAATCTTTATATTTTGGAAATAGTTCATACTTTTTAGAGAGAATGAAATTAATAGGTTTTTATAGTAAAAGTATTTGCGTAATTTTCAGATGAATATAGGGGGTGACTGTGAATGCCCGAACCATTAAAGAAAAATAGTCGCTATATGGTTGGATTGGACAGTCTAAGGGGCCTAGCCATACTAGGTGTCATTTTGTATCATATCAATTTTAATTGGATGCCCGGTGGATTTTTAGGTGTCACTGTATTCTTTGTACTTTCCGGTTATTTAATTACAGATATTCTGGCTATAGAATGGAAGAATAATAAGAGAATTGACCTGAAGAAATTCTGGCTCAGTAGGGCAAGGAGATTACTTCCTGGAATGCTTATCATGCTCATCGTCACCTTAGCATGGATTACAATTTTTCATAGTTCTTTACTTGTAAAAATGCGAGGAGACTCACTAGCTGCTTTATTATATTTTAGTAATTGGTGGTATATTTATCATAAATTATCTTATTTTGATAGCTTTAGTCAGCTTTCCCCGCTAAATCACTTTTGGTCGTTAGCTGTTGAGGAACAATTTTATGTGGTCTGGCCATTCGTTATTAGTTTGGGGTTTTATTACATAAAAAAACAATCACGCATGATCTTATTTATTTGTCTAGGAGCGATTGCTTCCGCTTTAGCAATGGCAATCCTATATGAGCCAGGCTCTGACCCGAGTAGAATTTATTACGGTACTGATACACGGGCTTTTTCTTTACTAATTGGAGCGGCACTTGCCTTAATTTGGCCAAGCAGTAGGCTTGCGAATAAAATTATTCCGCAAGCACGTCTAATTCTTGATGTCATTGGGGGACTTGCTCTTATCATCATTCTCATTATGTTTTGGAAGACGAATC
This Bacillus mycoides DNA region includes the following protein-coding sequences:
- a CDS encoding sensor histidine kinase, which encodes MKLRNQLLLMNILSTSIMLIAIWYSEMKMLLRPEQTQLFIGIVIVAMAFSTMIYWILTRPITESIQNLIALTKQYSDRQFGTMYRIGYGPQEFKELATAFQQMAKNLEEGFIQLEEGEKARTELIANISHDLRTPIASIQLMIESLQDDVIENPEMKAQCLTTIHKEIQRLSGLINDLFDLSKLELGQEDFYPSFTHMDRILLEVLDSHSILLKEKQIHLQLRVSDTLPKLWIMPCKIARVISNLLHNAIRYSPVCGAIELIIEENKQKQHVQFILRDEGKGIAYSDQLRIFERFFRTDPSRSSQSGGSGLGLAIAQSLIEMHKGEIGVQDRSDGKQGSEFWFTLPVTSEKK
- a CDS encoding N-acetylmuramoyl-L-alanine amidase family protein, which encodes MNGKATKRVKKILPVGIGKKVIPATAALGILFSMAPVAENKASAGVGAVVDITITVLGAVANTYEALGINPGNPDPGTHIDVYAENETYQAPSFKSGEFNISMYHTQGDGNFLKPVKVRYPNGRIEIHQLRSGQQLKITEAGAIIDLNPNAANVSEHDLLYITQAQLDEGKTGVVINQGQHAFVEKASGKNPRFLGPLYKKYSGDSFGDWTVIARNSDYLFDQIANKLSDEQKRLITLTSKPVDKDVLNNYVNNDPKARADFYDRLSDILAERTNVLETSMALPFITLNDGKPYQIIPYKKGTNKVIVKTGSKYLSGKEGNGLQYSDLLGDDEVFELVQIGNSNDGKFQFRLNNKNGVSLAGNQYISGFATDWSFKSEIRFDDKSNNEINNWLIEWYPGKENERQKYDEVQAVADEKDSTKWIAKDSSGNVIKNSWINRGDGYSFTDAEGVILTGWQEIKGKTYYFSAPYGYMVAGNGSDSQIENKYYYFNDDGVLQRSTWEGDSYADASGAFVKEGLKEVDGKIYYFQNYNVNKKEVRIENRGVILHFSDKGVLERVSDLNGKVIDSVVNVELDNKILSFKHDGSLYKTGLNKSEQLLEYYSLEDGIFYTGWKMIDGKRYYFTNGRNYTFNAYENIDGKKYYFHEDGSVNRAGFEKIDGKLYHFDNNGVAQTGWQTIDNKYYYFDENGAAKTGWFQVGGGYRPFPLAYGYLWYCAREDGSLYSDGWFKIDGKDYHFDQWGHKM
- a CDS encoding IS6-like element ISBwe3 family transposase, producing MEKQNLFKWKHYQPELILLTVRWYLRYNLSFRNLVEMMEERGLSISHTTIMRWVHQYGPQLEEKVRHHLKSTNDSWRVDETYIKVKGQWMYLYRAVDSKGNTIDFHLSKSRDKQAAKCFFKKALAFSYVSKPRVITVDKNPAYPVAIQALKEENHMPEGIKLRQVRYLNNIVEQNHRFIKKRVRSMLGFKSFGTATSILAGVEAMHMIKKEQIDLRDQSVQNQKEFIHQLFGLTA